One part of the Arachidicoccus terrestris genome encodes these proteins:
- a CDS encoding DUF3307 domain-containing protein, protein MQVSILPSLPLTFLLLLLAHLLGDFVLQPSGWVRQKSRLGLKAPAFWWHILLHGFLSWIFIAQLNFWPWAIAIILLHGAVDQLKCSMENKTGRRHTPRYQRRWFWWDQLLHIILLAMVAITWQATQYAAVDNGWGLVFQQIKQSLADWWTPDHILLITMIIFLTRPSAIIIRMLITGWTPAYNNQLETDSLKNAGTYIGMLERLFVFTFLICGHFEAVGFLLAAKSIFRFGDLKAARDRKLTEYVLIGTLLSFGLAIIAALIYSHGTLV, encoded by the coding sequence ATGCAGGTAAGCATCCTACCCTCCCTACCTCTGACATTTTTGTTATTGTTACTCGCACATTTACTGGGCGATTTTGTACTACAACCCAGCGGCTGGGTCAGGCAAAAATCCCGACTGGGTTTAAAGGCACCAGCCTTCTGGTGGCATATCCTGCTTCACGGATTTCTCAGTTGGATTTTTATCGCCCAGCTGAATTTCTGGCCCTGGGCTATTGCCATTATCCTGCTGCATGGCGCAGTAGATCAACTTAAATGCTCCATGGAAAACAAAACAGGGCGACGACATACGCCAAGATACCAAAGGCGCTGGTTCTGGTGGGATCAGCTGTTACACATCATCCTACTGGCTATGGTGGCTATTACATGGCAGGCGACCCAATATGCTGCTGTTGATAACGGATGGGGCCTGGTTTTTCAGCAGATAAAACAAAGCCTGGCTGACTGGTGGACACCGGATCATATTTTACTGATCACAATGATTATTTTTCTAACCCGCCCTTCAGCCATTATTATCCGGATGCTGATTACAGGATGGACACCCGCTTACAATAACCAGTTGGAAACAGATTCCCTGAAAAATGCCGGCACTTATATCGGGATGCTGGAAAGGTTATTTGTATTTACTTTTCTGATCTGTGGTCATTTTGAAGCGGTCGGTTTTTTGCTGGCAGCCAAATCTATTTTCCGGTTCGGTGATTTAAAAGCCGCCAGAGACCGCAAGCTGACAGAATATGTATTAATCGGCACCTTACTGAGTTTTGGGCTGGCCATCATCGCTGCCCTGATCTATTCACATGGAACCCTGGTGTAG
- a CDS encoding RNA polymerase sigma factor has protein sequence MMMQTMTDFSEMTTDATLLKRAKKDPKAFEAIYCKYFPLLFNIAHKKLGVKPLAEDLVQEIFVALYQKVDALEINCSLSAYLNKAVRFKIMNEYRSKAVRMQYSKTVFSFPLCKTDFSPLEVKELSHQLDKAYDRLPKKCRQVFMLSRKEGLSQKAISKKLDISLSTVEKHIGKALKIFKDELHEYRLLIQSIA, from the coding sequence ATGATGATGCAAACAATGACTGATTTTTCGGAAATGACCACAGACGCCACCCTGCTCAAACGCGCTAAAAAAGACCCCAAAGCGTTTGAAGCCATCTATTGCAAGTACTTTCCGCTGCTTTTTAATATCGCCCATAAGAAGTTAGGTGTCAAGCCTTTAGCTGAAGATTTGGTGCAGGAGATTTTTGTTGCCCTATATCAGAAAGTAGATGCATTAGAGATCAATTGTTCTTTAAGTGCCTATCTCAATAAAGCCGTACGCTTCAAAATTATGAACGAATACCGGTCCAAAGCCGTCCGTATGCAATATAGCAAAACCGTTTTTTCATTCCCCTTATGCAAAACCGATTTTTCTCCCTTGGAAGTCAAGGAATTATCCCATCAGCTGGATAAGGCGTACGACAGGTTGCCCAAAAAATGCCGTCAGGTTTTTATGTTGAGCAGAAAGGAAGGGTTAAGTCAAAAAGCGATCTCAAAGAAACTGGACATCTCATTGAGTACGGTGGAAAAACATATTGGCAAGGCATTAAAGATCTTTAAGGATGAACTGCATGAATATCGTTTATTGATTCAAAGTATAGCTTAG
- a CDS encoding glycoside hydrolase family 97 protein, whose product MAITSICFRQMALLIGVSFAGGLFTAHAQKTLKVQSPDKHLTIAVNVSDHEITYTSVLDGKVLIKPSALGLQMEHSDKDWKIKKSATSRVNDVLYPVVPQKSASIQDHYNALNIDFKNGLSLEWRVYDRGFGWRWVSRGDQPGYVMAEQANWNLPASAKTWYPEENGFYSHNERQYKEYRLDTMAADKLASLPALFQIDGTQILVTESDLFDYAGMWIRNGAQGNIHAVFPHYPKELKITSDRDQKVVSRENYIAKVTGKRSFPWRVVMVESAAKDLLTNQLVYQMARPATGDYTWVKPGKVQWDWWHYNNVYDVPFRAGINDSTYMYYIDFAAAHHIEYVLLDEGWCDTRDLMAQKKDIHVQKLATYAASKNVGILLWTSWLVMDRQMTMALDSFASWGIKGIKVDFMQRDDQKMVGYYERLAREAAKRHIMVDFHGAYKPTGWMRSLPNIMTSEGVLGNEMSKFSKLVTPKHTTTIPFIRMAAGPMDFTPGGMANANEDQFAINPSEPNTMGTRCNQMAMYVIYESPLQMLCDIPTHYIQNPKCMAFLSQVPSVWKSSVALAGEVGAEVAMAREALNGDWYIGAMTGEKAKALDIALDFLPEGITYTMQVWKDGVNADRNAKDFQMETLKIKKGEAIHIQMPAGGGYVARLVKE is encoded by the coding sequence ATGGCAATTACCTCGATTTGTTTCCGTCAGATGGCATTATTAATAGGAGTCTCATTTGCCGGAGGCTTATTTACCGCTCACGCACAAAAAACGTTAAAGGTCCAGTCTCCGGACAAGCACCTGACCATTGCCGTGAATGTCTCAGATCATGAGATTACCTATACGAGTGTCTTGGACGGAAAAGTGTTGATTAAGCCCTCTGCTTTAGGATTACAGATGGAACATAGTGATAAGGACTGGAAAATTAAAAAGTCGGCAACCAGTCGTGTTAACGATGTATTGTATCCGGTCGTACCACAAAAATCAGCTTCAATCCAAGATCATTACAACGCCCTGAATATTGACTTCAAAAACGGCCTGTCCTTAGAGTGGCGCGTTTATGACAGAGGCTTTGGCTGGCGGTGGGTGAGTCGTGGTGACCAGCCCGGTTATGTTATGGCGGAACAGGCGAACTGGAACCTGCCGGCTTCGGCTAAAACATGGTATCCTGAAGAAAACGGTTTTTACTCTCATAATGAAAGGCAGTACAAAGAGTACCGGCTGGATACAATGGCAGCTGACAAGCTAGCCAGCCTGCCGGCATTATTTCAAATAGATGGAACACAGATACTCGTGACCGAATCTGATCTTTTTGATTATGCGGGCATGTGGATAAGAAACGGCGCTCAGGGCAATATACACGCCGTGTTTCCACACTATCCTAAAGAATTGAAGATAACCAGCGACCGGGACCAGAAAGTTGTCAGCAGGGAAAATTATATCGCCAAAGTAACTGGAAAAAGAAGCTTTCCCTGGAGGGTGGTGATGGTAGAAAGTGCTGCCAAGGACCTGCTGACCAATCAACTGGTCTATCAGATGGCAAGGCCTGCTACCGGCGATTACACTTGGGTGAAACCCGGCAAGGTTCAATGGGACTGGTGGCATTATAATAATGTTTATGATGTGCCTTTCAGAGCCGGTATTAATGATAGCACTTACATGTATTATATTGATTTTGCCGCAGCCCATCATATTGAATACGTTCTTTTAGATGAAGGATGGTGCGATACCAGGGACCTTATGGCTCAGAAAAAGGACATCCATGTACAGAAGCTGGCTACGTATGCCGCCAGCAAAAACGTGGGTATACTGCTTTGGACCAGCTGGCTGGTGATGGACCGGCAAATGACTATGGCACTGGACAGTTTTGCCAGTTGGGGTATAAAGGGAATCAAAGTTGATTTTATGCAACGCGATGATCAGAAGATGGTCGGTTATTATGAACGCCTGGCAAGAGAGGCGGCGAAACGCCACATTATGGTGGATTTCCATGGCGCATATAAACCAACAGGATGGATGCGAAGCCTGCCCAATATCATGACCTCAGAAGGTGTTCTGGGTAATGAGATGAGTAAATTCTCTAAACTGGTCACGCCCAAACACACGACGACCATTCCCTTTATCCGTATGGCGGCAGGGCCTATGGATTTTACGCCTGGCGGTATGGCCAATGCAAATGAGGATCAGTTTGCGATTAACCCGTCTGAACCAAATACAATGGGAACAAGATGCAATCAGATGGCTATGTATGTGATTTACGAAAGCCCGTTACAAATGCTTTGTGATATTCCGACCCATTATATTCAAAACCCTAAATGCATGGCATTTTTGAGCCAGGTGCCTTCTGTCTGGAAAAGCAGTGTAGCCCTGGCAGGTGAAGTAGGGGCTGAAGTGGCAATGGCCAGAGAAGCCTTAAACGGAGACTGGTATATCGGTGCAATGACCGGGGAAAAGGCCAAGGCACTCGATATTGCATTGGATTTCTTGCCTGAAGGCATTACTTATACGATGCAGGTTTGGAAAGATGGAGTGAACGCGGACCGCAATGCCAAGGACTTTCAGATGGAGACCTTAAAAATTAAAAAAGGAGAGGCTATCCATATTCAGATGCCGGCCGGAGGTGGGTATGTTGCCCGACTGGTCAAGGAATAA
- a CDS encoding O-acetyl-ADP-ribose deacetylase, with translation MKQQHLIDVIKGDITKIAVDAIVNAANTSLLGGGGVDGAIHRAGGKEILEQCVMIRNRQGGCNVGQAVITTAGRLPAKHVIHTVGPTWNGGHNNEQALLAACYQNSLRLALENGVHSIAFPNISTGIYRFPKKEAAEIAVKTVRTFLDENDQITKVLFICYDEENFQLYQDLL, from the coding sequence GTGAAGCAACAACACTTAATCGACGTTATCAAAGGAGATATTACAAAAATAGCCGTAGACGCCATCGTTAATGCAGCCAACACATCGCTTCTCGGCGGTGGCGGCGTAGACGGCGCTATCCACAGAGCAGGAGGTAAAGAAATTCTGGAACAGTGTGTGATGATAAGAAACCGACAGGGTGGCTGTAATGTCGGACAGGCCGTTATAACCACCGCCGGCCGCCTCCCGGCAAAGCATGTTATCCACACAGTCGGCCCCACCTGGAATGGCGGTCATAATAATGAGCAGGCCCTGCTTGCCGCCTGCTACCAAAATAGCCTCCGGCTGGCATTGGAAAATGGCGTGCATTCTATTGCTTTTCCTAATATCAGTACCGGCATATACCGGTTCCCGAAAAAGGAAGCCGCGGAAATCGCCGTGAAAACAGTACGTACTTTTCTGGATGAAAACGACCAGATAACAAAAGTCCTCTTCATCTGTTATGATGAAGAGAACTTTCAATTATATCAGGATCTGTTATAA
- a CDS encoding alpha-ketoacid dehydrogenase subunit alpha/beta, translating into MENLTINMENNEMLSFEDFKDAVLNDYRIAVESREASLLGRREVLTGKAKFGVFGDGKEVVQVAVARFFKPGDFRSGYYRDQTFAFATGMGTIQQFFAQMYADADINNEPLSGGRNMVSHYTTPNVDEAGNWLPLVDMKNTASDMAPTAGQMPRALGLAFASKAFRNNPALQTAAQFKTLSDHGNEVCFATIGDAATSEGHFWEIMNAAGVLQVPLAAFVWDDGYGISVPTALQTTKGSISKAMAGLQKEEGTNGIDIYEIKGWDYVALCEVLEPAIEKIRTTHTPALFHIQELTQPQGHSTSGSHERYKPQERLQWERNWDCLKKMKEWMLSSGLTNEEEIAAIHQEAKKKVKLARDQAWQNYIEPLKQEAAKAAGLIQNVTTTTVAKPKIKDALQAIATTLRGHKDPLRKDILGAVAEALELLQYQLINPEVKALADYQHQTTAAWNQLYDQYQYDKGPKSHKNVAIVPADIPSNAPVINGFEILNKYFDQLFAHNPAVMAFGEDLGKIGDVNQGYAGLQAKHGVERIFDTGIRELAIMGEGIGLALRGLRPIAEIQYLDYLLYGLQPLSDDVASLHYRTAGKQSCPIIVRTRGHRLEGIFHSGSPMGMIINALRGFYVCVPRNMTQAAGMYNTLLQCNTPALMIECLNGYRLKEQLPANLESFTVPLGVPETIRVGTDITIVSYGSVLRVIQEAADRLAALGIDCEILDVQTLLPFDTEHLISRSLEKTSRILFIDEDVPGGASAFMFQHVMEVQGGYKLLDVAPRTLPGKNHKPAYASDGDYFSKPNVEQIIHTVREMMAE; encoded by the coding sequence ATGGAAAATCTAACGATCAATATGGAAAATAACGAAATGCTATCCTTTGAAGATTTTAAAGACGCTGTACTAAATGACTATCGCATTGCCGTGGAAAGCAGGGAAGCCAGTCTGTTAGGCCGCAGAGAAGTGCTGACGGGAAAAGCGAAGTTCGGCGTATTCGGGGATGGGAAAGAAGTCGTTCAGGTGGCAGTAGCCCGGTTTTTTAAACCGGGAGATTTCCGCTCCGGTTATTATCGGGATCAGACCTTTGCCTTTGCCACTGGTATGGGGACCATTCAACAGTTTTTTGCACAAATGTATGCAGATGCGGATATCAATAATGAGCCGTTAAGCGGTGGCCGTAATATGGTCAGCCATTATACCACCCCCAATGTGGATGAAGCCGGCAACTGGCTGCCGCTGGTAGATATGAAAAATACCGCTTCTGATATGGCTCCCACTGCGGGGCAGATGCCCAGGGCACTGGGGCTGGCCTTCGCCTCCAAAGCCTTCCGCAATAATCCTGCTTTACAGACCGCAGCACAGTTTAAAACACTTTCTGACCATGGCAATGAAGTCTGTTTTGCGACCATCGGTGACGCCGCTACTTCAGAAGGTCATTTTTGGGAGATCATGAATGCCGCCGGTGTGTTGCAGGTGCCGCTGGCCGCTTTTGTATGGGACGACGGTTACGGCATTTCAGTGCCAACCGCATTACAGACCACGAAAGGATCTATTTCTAAGGCCATGGCAGGCTTACAAAAAGAAGAAGGCACCAATGGCATTGATATTTATGAAATCAAGGGCTGGGATTACGTGGCCTTATGCGAAGTTCTGGAACCGGCAATAGAAAAAATAAGAACCACCCATACGCCGGCACTCTTTCATATACAGGAACTCACGCAGCCACAGGGACATTCAACCTCTGGCAGTCATGAACGATATAAACCGCAGGAAAGGCTCCAATGGGAAAGAAATTGGGATTGCCTGAAAAAAATGAAGGAATGGATGCTCTCCAGTGGGCTGACCAATGAAGAAGAAATAGCCGCCATCCATCAGGAAGCAAAAAAGAAAGTAAAACTTGCCCGGGATCAGGCCTGGCAAAATTATATTGAACCACTCAAACAAGAGGCTGCAAAGGCGGCCGGCCTGATCCAAAATGTAACGACAACAACAGTCGCCAAACCAAAGATCAAAGATGCCTTGCAAGCCATTGCAACAACCCTTCGCGGCCACAAGGATCCGCTACGCAAAGACATATTGGGCGCAGTGGCAGAGGCCCTGGAACTATTGCAGTATCAGCTCATCAACCCGGAGGTCAAAGCGCTGGCAGATTATCAGCATCAAACCACGGCAGCGTGGAATCAGCTCTATGATCAGTATCAATACGACAAAGGCCCTAAGTCGCACAAAAACGTCGCCATTGTCCCGGCAGATATTCCAAGTAATGCGCCCGTTATCAACGGCTTTGAGATCCTGAACAAATATTTTGACCAACTCTTCGCCCATAACCCTGCCGTAATGGCATTTGGAGAGGATCTGGGCAAGATAGGAGATGTAAATCAGGGCTACGCGGGACTGCAGGCCAAACATGGCGTTGAGAGAATATTTGATACGGGGATCAGGGAACTTGCCATTATGGGCGAAGGAATCGGCCTGGCATTAAGAGGCCTGCGCCCCATCGCAGAGATCCAGTATCTGGACTATCTGCTTTACGGCCTGCAACCCTTAAGTGATGATGTGGCCTCTTTGCACTATCGTACGGCAGGCAAGCAAAGCTGCCCTATTATAGTACGCACCAGAGGCCACCGGCTGGAAGGCATCTTCCACAGCGGGTCCCCCATGGGAATGATCATTAATGCCCTGCGCGGATTCTATGTATGTGTACCACGTAATATGACCCAGGCCGCCGGCATGTATAATACACTTCTGCAATGTAATACACCCGCGCTCATGATTGAGTGCCTGAACGGTTATCGATTAAAAGAACAACTACCGGCCAATCTGGAAAGCTTTACGGTGCCGCTCGGCGTCCCTGAAACTATTCGTGTGGGGACAGATATTACGATCGTCTCTTATGGTTCAGTGCTCAGGGTGATACAAGAAGCCGCAGACCGGTTGGCAGCCCTGGGTATCGACTGTGAGATCCTGGATGTACAGACATTGCTGCCCTTTGACACGGAGCACCTGATCAGCAGATCCCTGGAGAAAACCAGCCGGATTCTGTTTATAGACGAGGATGTTCCGGGCGGGGCTTCCGCCTTTATGTTCCAGCATGTCATGGAAGTTCAGGGAGGATACAAATTGCTGGACGTTGCTCCCAGAACGCTACCCGGAAAAAACCACAAACCAGCCTATGCCAGTGACGGAGATTATTTTAGTAAGCCCAATGTTGAGCAGATCATCCATACCGTAAGAGAGATGATGGCCGAATAA
- a CDS encoding SGNH/GDSL hydrolase family protein, whose protein sequence is MPTYYKRNLWVLIAVFAILSAFNGVKKKTLRVVFIGDSITYGAAVQDKAHQAPPAVAATELGQMALIKAVDFYNAGRSGATTLDFLPGTANFKNVADAADAYYKEQTTLTASEQSATLLLFSIMLGTNDSAIEGTNGAPVSPDQYQQNLTIIIDSLLRRYPGSKIVIQEAPWYSDNTQNGAKYLKEGRARLESYNPKIEALVKQYKKTMPGRVFLGDKSAYSYFKKYYTTKLSLENGRQGIFYLHPNTDGSAVLGKKWAKAIYKAAMKDAL, encoded by the coding sequence ATGCCAACTTATTATAAAAGAAACCTCTGGGTACTGATTGCTGTATTTGCCATCCTATCCGCATTCAACGGCGTGAAAAAGAAAACGCTTCGTGTGGTCTTTATAGGAGACAGTATTACGTATGGTGCAGCGGTTCAGGACAAAGCACACCAGGCTCCGCCGGCGGTAGCCGCCACAGAGCTTGGCCAGATGGCACTCATTAAGGCAGTCGATTTCTATAACGCCGGTAGGAGTGGAGCGACGACCCTTGATTTTTTGCCCGGTACAGCTAACTTTAAAAACGTTGCCGATGCAGCAGATGCCTATTACAAGGAACAAACTACCTTAACGGCCAGTGAACAATCAGCGACGCTGTTGCTGTTCTCCATTATGTTAGGAACAAATGATAGTGCCATTGAGGGAACAAATGGTGCACCGGTGTCACCGGATCAATATCAGCAAAACTTAACCATTATTATAGACAGTCTGCTAAGGAGGTATCCTGGTTCAAAGATCGTTATCCAGGAAGCCCCGTGGTATAGTGACAATACGCAAAATGGCGCCAAATATTTAAAGGAAGGACGGGCGCGTCTGGAAAGCTATAACCCGAAAATTGAGGCACTGGTGAAACAATATAAAAAAACAATGCCGGGCAGGGTATTTTTGGGAGACAAGTCTGCATACAGCTATTTTAAAAAGTACTACACGACAAAACTGTCACTGGAAAATGGCCGGCAAGGCATATTTTATCTACACCCCAATACAGATGGCTCCGCAGTACTTGGAAAAAAATGGGCCAAAGCCATCTATAAGGCTGCGATGAAAGATGCTTTATAG
- the lipA gene encoding lipoyl synthase, whose amino-acid sequence MQELPVISEKPRVKKPDWLRVKLPIGQEYKHVRGLVDQHKLHTICESGNCPNMGECWGAGTATFMILGNICTRSCGFCAVATGRPEAVDWDEPQRVAEAINLMKVKHAVITSVDRDELKDGGSIIWHNTIKAVKALNPDTTLETLIPDFKADRENIQRVIDAAPEVISHNIETVERLTRQVRIQAKYRRSLDTLRILKEGGARTKSGIMLGLGESKEEIVETLKDLAGVQVDVVTIGQYLQPTGKHLPVARFVHPDEFAELREIGYELGFDYVESGPLVRSSYHSERHVDPGYGRGKWLEEKALAG is encoded by the coding sequence ATGCAGGAATTGCCCGTTATAAGCGAAAAGCCCAGAGTGAAGAAACCCGACTGGTTGCGCGTAAAACTGCCTATTGGACAGGAATATAAACACGTACGCGGTCTGGTCGACCAACATAAGCTACATACCATTTGTGAAAGTGGCAATTGCCCGAATATGGGCGAGTGCTGGGGTGCCGGCACCGCTACATTTATGATTTTGGGTAATATCTGTACCCGCAGCTGTGGATTCTGCGCAGTGGCCACTGGCAGACCGGAGGCCGTTGACTGGGACGAACCACAACGTGTGGCAGAAGCCATCAATCTGATGAAAGTAAAACATGCGGTCATTACCAGCGTGGACAGAGATGAGTTAAAAGATGGCGGTTCCATTATCTGGCATAATACGATCAAAGCCGTTAAGGCCCTGAATCCCGACACCACCCTGGAAACCCTGATCCCTGACTTTAAAGCAGACAGAGAAAATATCCAGCGCGTGATCGATGCCGCTCCTGAAGTCATCTCCCATAATATTGAGACCGTAGAAAGGCTTACCCGTCAGGTACGCATACAAGCCAAGTATCGCCGCAGTCTGGATACCCTGCGCATACTCAAGGAAGGAGGAGCCAGAACCAAATCCGGAATTATGCTGGGGCTGGGAGAAAGTAAAGAAGAAATCGTAGAAACATTAAAAGATCTGGCCGGCGTGCAGGTAGATGTGGTCACTATCGGACAATATCTGCAGCCAACCGGCAAACACTTACCGGTTGCCCGCTTTGTCCACCCTGATGAATTTGCCGAGCTTCGCGAGATCGGTTATGAACTGGGTTTTGATTATGTGGAAAGCGGCCCGCTGGTACGCTCCTCTTACCATAGTGAAAGACATGTTGATCCCGGTTATGGCCGCGGCAAATGGCTGGAAGAGAAAGCGCTTGCCGGATAA
- the rimO gene encoding 30S ribosomal protein S12 methylthiotransferase RimO, with amino-acid sequence MKARTLKKDKVNIITLGCSKNLVDSEVLSGQLKANDIDVAHENQVLDHNVVVVNTCGFIDKAKEESIQTILEQVQLKKQGDLDKVYVTGCLSERYRQDLESEIPEVDAWFGTMELPLMLKKFEADYKAELLGERFLSTPQHYAYLKISEGCNRTCAFCAIPLMRGTHISRPIEDLVKEAESLVKKGVKEIMLIAQELTYYGLDIYKRRALAELLDKLADVQGLEWIRLHYAYPNKFPMEVLEVMKRRPNICNYLDMPLQHASDHMLSAMKRQSTRQEMQELIDKIRETNPGICLRTTLIAGFPGETLEDVEELKDFLIKNRFDRVGIFQYSHEENTSAYALQDNIPAKEKQRRAQEIMEVQQEISLEKNMEKIGQTLRVLIDKKEAGRYLGRTEFDSVEVDNEVVVQSGKVLNPGDFVMVKITKAYDYDLEGILVE; translated from the coding sequence ATGAAGGCAAGAACGCTCAAAAAGGATAAAGTCAATATTATTACGCTTGGATGCAGCAAGAACCTGGTAGACAGCGAGGTGCTCAGCGGTCAGTTAAAGGCGAATGACATTGATGTAGCGCATGAGAATCAAGTGTTAGACCACAACGTCGTGGTGGTCAATACCTGCGGGTTTATTGATAAGGCCAAGGAGGAAAGCATTCAGACGATCTTAGAACAGGTGCAGCTTAAAAAGCAGGGGGATCTGGATAAGGTATACGTTACCGGTTGCCTGAGCGAAAGATATCGTCAGGATCTGGAAAGTGAAATCCCGGAAGTAGATGCCTGGTTCGGAACCATGGAACTGCCTTTAATGCTTAAGAAATTTGAGGCCGATTATAAGGCTGAATTATTAGGGGAGCGTTTTTTAAGCACACCGCAGCACTATGCTTATCTAAAGATCAGTGAAGGCTGTAACAGAACCTGTGCTTTTTGTGCGATTCCGCTGATGAGAGGCACGCACATCTCAAGGCCGATTGAAGATCTGGTAAAAGAAGCTGAAAGTCTGGTCAAAAAAGGTGTGAAGGAAATTATGCTGATCGCGCAGGAACTGACTTATTACGGTCTGGATATCTATAAGAGAAGAGCCTTGGCAGAACTTTTAGATAAATTAGCCGATGTACAGGGACTGGAATGGATCCGCTTACATTATGCCTACCCCAATAAATTTCCGATGGAAGTGTTGGAAGTCATGAAGCGCCGTCCGAATATCTGTAATTATCTGGATATGCCTTTGCAGCATGCCTCTGATCATATGCTCTCTGCTATGAAAAGACAAAGCACCAGGCAGGAGATGCAAGAGCTGATCGATAAAATAAGGGAGACCAATCCAGGTATCTGTCTCAGGACAACACTGATCGCCGGTTTTCCCGGCGAGACACTGGAGGACGTGGAAGAGCTTAAGGATTTTCTGATTAAAAACCGTTTTGACAGAGTAGGGATTTTTCAGTACAGTCATGAAGAAAATACCAGTGCATATGCCCTGCAGGATAATATTCCTGCTAAGGAGAAGCAGCGCCGGGCGCAGGAGATCATGGAAGTGCAACAGGAAATCTCTCTGGAAAAGAATATGGAAAAAATCGGTCAGACGCTTCGCGTACTGATCGATAAGAAAGAAGCCGGCCGGTATTTGGGCCGTACGGAATTTGATAGTGTGGAAGTAGACAATGAAGTCGTCGTACAATCTGGTAAAGTACTTAACCCCGGTGATTTTGTAATGGTGAAGATCACCAAGGCCTATGATTATGACCTGGAAGGCATACTGGTAGAATAA
- a CDS encoding SatD family protein, giving the protein MIAVLTGDIVDSTHHDKDRWLPGLKSRLESWGKEGQDWEVYRGDEFQLRLGAPERALLAAFSIKAHIKAIADTDIRIAIGLGAPEASGNKNAEKTPLTQSNGPAFIYSGRKLDEIKKQRIHMAIASDDQMRDQQWNLLLQWVLLSADNWSSVSAEIVDLALTHPELSQTDMATRLNVQQSAISQRLKRADFDLLWQTLAFFKDKIQSICR; this is encoded by the coding sequence ATGATAGCCGTATTAACAGGAGATATAGTAGATTCAACACACCACGATAAGGATAGATGGTTACCTGGCTTAAAGTCCAGGCTGGAAAGTTGGGGCAAAGAAGGCCAGGACTGGGAGGTCTATCGGGGAGATGAATTTCAGTTAAGACTCGGGGCTCCGGAGAGGGCACTGCTGGCTGCTTTCAGTATTAAGGCACATATAAAGGCAATAGCCGACACGGATATCAGAATCGCCATCGGACTTGGCGCACCGGAAGCTTCGGGAAATAAAAACGCGGAAAAAACACCGCTTACACAGTCCAATGGCCCAGCTTTTATTTACTCCGGTCGTAAACTGGATGAGATCAAAAAGCAACGTATTCACATGGCCATTGCTTCTGACGACCAGATGCGCGACCAGCAGTGGAATCTATTATTGCAATGGGTACTGCTCAGTGCAGATAACTGGTCAAGTGTATCTGCTGAGATCGTCGACCTGGCACTCACCCACCCGGAACTGTCTCAAACAGATATGGCAACCCGGCTAAATGTGCAGCAGTCCGCCATCAGCCAACGCCTTAAAAGAGCGGATTTCGATTTACTCTGGCAAACACTCGCCTTTTTTAAAGACAAAATTCAGTCCATATGCAGGTAA
- a CDS encoding OsmC family protein, producing the protein MTTEIVYKGELRCDATHVRSKTLITTDAPVDNKGKGAAFSPSDLLAVALGTCIITTIGIKTEEWENSFEGTHLEVVKTMAQEPRRVGQLQVDIYPPEGIQLDDKQRKIVENIAHTCPVAKSLHPELKQIVTFHW; encoded by the coding sequence ATGACAACAGAGATCGTTTACAAAGGGGAACTTAGATGTGATGCTACACATGTCAGAAGCAAGACACTTATCACGACAGACGCACCGGTTGATAACAAGGGCAAAGGGGCAGCCTTTTCTCCCTCAGACTTATTAGCCGTTGCACTAGGTACCTGCATTATCACAACTATCGGTATCAAGACGGAAGAGTGGGAAAATTCTTTTGAAGGCACACACCTGGAGGTGGTTAAAACCATGGCGCAGGAGCCACGCAGGGTAGGACAATTGCAGGTTGATATTTATCCGCCTGAAGGAATTCAGCTGGATGATAAACAGCGTAAAATCGTTGAAAACATTGCTCATACCTGTCCCGTAGCTAAAAGCCTGCATCCGGAACTGAAGCAAATAGTCACTTTCCATTGGTAA